The genomic window TTGCGTGCTCAATACAAAAACACGGatacagaaaaaaaccaaacacacacggTAGGGAAGAGGATTAAACGGCATGTCGCTCCCGCATGCGTCTCACATTCCAGCGCCCCGGTCTCAcagcaggcagagcatataaacaattagcaattaattGCAATTTCAAACAGCTGTGGTTGTAGGCCAACTGAACCGCTCCCTCGCGGCCTGCAGATGGCGCTCTAACCACACCGCCCCTCCATAAAGTGTTATGTGGTGAATAATACCTAACTgttaaaatgggttttcagtGGCATCTTTAATCAGCTGTTTTAAtcccaatgtttttttctccttgtaCGTCTCAGGGACTTATGTTATCAAGAAATTCTGTGTGTACAACCTCATTTAATGGTGCTGATACCATATTTTCCTGTCTTGCAAATATGAAAGTACATCCAGCAATGGTCTTTGCATTCAACAATATATACTGTTAATAACATCAAGATTCAAAGCAGTTAGTCCAGCTATGGGATTATGATCATCTTTGCGTGAAAGTAGCTAGCTTCTTCTGTGTGTAGCTTACTAGGCATTCTGGTTTAAACAGTGTTTTCTTGTTAAATGAGATTTTTGAGCatttttctctgcttttgtCAGTTCTGTGCATAATGAACACATTTCCCCTCAAGGTGCCTGTATTCAACTTTGTCCTTTGTCTCTGTGGGATGCATATTGACCAATCAGCAAGCTTGAACCAAATATATAAAGATTTGGTCAAGATTTTGAGTGATATACCACTGTCCACTCAGAGCAGATAGTGTTCATAATTACACATTTgtctcaaaatatatttgttgtttatgttttatgccAACAGGGGAAAAACGTCAGCCAAGCACAAAGAGGTATTTGAGGTAAGGGCAAGCTGAACTTTATTGAGAGACCGAAATAAAAATGGCCTCTGTCATTGTCACATACTTTGGTTTATCAAGTTTGGACTCCGCCCATGGAGCATGCTGAAGTTTTCAAAGAGATGCTATTTCTGTAAAACTGACAGAGGAAGGAGGAACAGGGAGGGGCTGGTGCAGCTTTGTCTAGTTGTTTATTCAGTGAACCCAAGACTGGGGAGTTGGTGTGTACCAAAATGAACACCGTTATTAAACAGTCAATTACGTCTCACAGGTATGACACTATGTACACAATCACATACCACAGTCTAAAATTGGCCTTGCGTCCAGACGTATACCTCTCCACGATAAGCAGGTTATAAGCAGGATTATTGCTCTGAACTGCCCTCCTGAGAGAATTGAACTGAACTTTCAAACGTTTCAAAAGAGCAGGTTGTGGTGAGAGAGCGATTTGCAAATAGCACGAGGTATGTGTGAAATGCAGCACACTTCTGTGAACCACCCTCTGAGTATCAGACCAGTGTCTAAGCTGGCACGTCCCTGACACCTGCTGATTCAGGAGTCATTTTTACACTTTCTAAATAATAACAACTAAAAATAAGTAGAAAAGATCTAGTGTGTAACTTGTCATGCTTTTTATTCACATGTAAAAGTATGCAGTATAtggcagaaaatatttaatgcacagtcacaaaatattttagactGGTGCTCATCATGTTGCCCttgttataattttgttttggtcagTTTTGTCCTTGCGGATTAAAAAGGAATTCATTGGCCATAATTAAGCATCCATTTTAATGCACATGGCCTTACACTGTTTGTAAAATCGCAATGAATTACCTAAAGCTACAGTAACTGTATAACAAACAAATTGATCCCTCCTTTGTTTCCATTAACTGTGATAATTTTATATTGTGCTGTTGCTTAGCGCCATATCTCATCTGCAAGCTAGCAATGTAAGCTAGTGTGTTATACTGGCGTAACGTCAAAGATAGTGCTCACAGAGGTGGAAGTTAAGTTCAGAGTATTATCTCATTTTGCATTGACTTGAGGCCTTATTTTCTGCTCAGTCTTTTGTGTTAAAACTAAACAAACCACTCAGAGTAGAATTTCCCCAGAATGATGACAATCAGGGATCCTTTAAGCACTGCAATCTCTTCACACCCTAAATAACAGAGAGAGAATCACAAATGGCAATGCAACAAAGGCAAACATCAGCTTACAGAAGTGCAACTGCAATTTCACTTTAATTCAGTGCTGCAGTCTGGTGTTTACAATCCAGGTTCTATTTGCAAGCCAAAACTAGTTGTTGGTCTCTTGAGCTTGCTAAACAATTTGTGCATTACTTAATGAAGcactttttgcattttctctacACTCTTCATTGGGAGTTATCTTAAACAGAACAGTGGGCCTGAATTGATGGTCATTGCCTGCTGATTCAGTGATATCGCTTTATAGTGGACAGTCCAATAATTATTATATGATACAGATATGTTTGTGGTGTAAACCTTCATCCCATcctctgaaatgaaaatctgtTGATCTAAGCAGCACCTGCTAAGCGTTGATACTGGTGAATAAAATTTGAGATGTAATTAGatgtataattttaatttcttgaacCACACTGGCTCACACAGTGTGTCTTTTTGGAGCTGCAGTCTCATAACTGCAATCCATGTTATCAAAATAGGCACCATCTCATAAGGAGATATGCCTAAGACTTTTCATTATGTCCCAGCGTTTGTAATTTGAGATTGATATCGACCGTTTAGTTATACTGTTTTATGATGCCATTaagcaaaaataatattcatgAGTGAATCTTGAAAAGGCCAGCATGTTCTTGGTATTGTTTTTCCAGCTAATATGCAGTCATTTTCAAGTGTATGCTGAGCTTTAGAGATCAGCTCCAGATATCCTTTAGATACgttatgcattattatttctcCCAATTTTCTTCTCCATTGCTGCCGCACATGAGTATTATTAGTACGTAGTTACTGTGACTTGAGACACTCAGGCTGTCCTTCTGTTTCAGTGTCTGTACAGATTCCTGTGTTATGCTGCCTGGGTCACTTTTGAGAGGAAGGACCTGAGTGCGATTCAGGAGGAAGTGGGAAGACTGCTGTACTCTGACACCTTCAACCCCGCCTGCAAGCTTAGGGCTAAACAGGGTGTGTCCTCTCAGGACCGTGCCCAGAAGGCAGGGGAGGTGGAGTCCAAAGATCCGGCCGGCCCCCCTGTGCCAAAAAGGTGCGAATCTGACCTTCTCGCACAGTGTGGCTTTCCGCTGTTTCTGTCTGGGGGTGTCCCACCCCTCACATTTCACCTGCCCTGTCTTTGGTTATTCCTGTCCTGCCTTCCATTGATCGTGAATGAGTGGTGTAGTCACAAGCAAGTGAAGGTCTCACTCGACCTTTCTCTGCCTCCCTTCCGTTCAGCAGCAGGAATTGCCCACGAAGGCTGGACCTGACTAAGGTGTTAACACAACGTACCCCCCTGATGGAGGCCCTCCTCCCTCCTACGGGGCAGGCTGCCCCCCACCTTTTCAGCGCATTCAGCCCCCAGAAAGAGCGTTCACTGATTGTCTGCGACAGGGAGGTCCTCTTGGACCAACTCACCGATCAGCTTGCGTCTCTCAGGTGACAAACTCTTAGTCACAACGTGTCTCTTCACCTGCTTTAACTTTGAGTTAAGGAATCTACATGAAAAACTTAACTAAAACCTGCAGCATGCTGGGCTACAGGGGGCTGTGTCTAGCTTTGTATTCTTAACGTTAAGACAGAGTTTTTTCCCTGGCAAAATTGAAACTCAAAGAGTTTTGATGTTCATGTttcattatgaatattcataaagggACATGGTTGAAGACACAGCATTCAAAGCTAGGATAACAAAACAGATCACATAATAAGCTCCTGATACCAGATAGACCCTTCTAGAATACAGAAGTAAAAAGGGtcaaaggaaaaaatgtatagAACATCTTTGATTACAGGTGGCAAAATCAACGGACTATGAGCGGTAGATCAGCAAAGCAATTCCAGGGTTCACTCAGAGCATAAGCACTATACAGTAACATTGTTCCAAAGGCCTTGCCTTCCGTCTCTCTCTGAAGCCATCAgatttctctcccctctcattacattacattaacttATCATACACTCTTTTTCAAAGTGACATACACTGTGGAACATTGTTAGTGCTTTCATCTCATTAATATGAGCAGTAGTATCAGACCTCAGTAGTGGCAACATTTTCAGACTggactctctctttccctccccctcagttTTGGGATCCTGGGGAAGCCACTAAGCCTGTTCAGCGGTCCCACACTCATACGCCGGGGGGAAGAGAAcaaagatgaggaggaggagaagggggaaaaCGCAAATCGCTCCTCTGCATCCGCTGACGTGCACAGCAAACAGGGTCGGACCAACACCGCCGTATCCAGGGCAACCACTGAGGGGGGCTACTCAGACACAGAGTGACCTCCCCCCTTATACCCAGCCACAGTATGAACTCTTGAGAAAACTACAAGAAAACACAAGACATTCAATTTGTGTTCGATGCATGGATTTGTtaaatttcatatatttattcttttaatgCTGGCCgggtaaaaaaatgtacattttttcacaGTCAAATCATTCACAGTTGAATCTTTTATTTTGCCACTAAACTGTCAACCACTTGGAGGTGTTGTTGTCTAAGGCAACACAGCGCTCACTGCATTGAAAGTACTTGCTGCAAAGTACCTTTCATTCCTTCCTCGGTGAACTTAATGGATTCAGAAAAAGCACATTATCAGTGCACACTGGTTATTATTAGAGACATTAAGCTGTATTCCAATACAAAGGCCTGGTTAGTGAACAATTGTTTTGTGCACAGGACTGTGATggaaatttttattattttgtacttCTAGAGAGAGGCTTTGAATGtcaattcaatttcagaaataagCTGTAACATGATTACTTTGGAAGAAAAAAGTTCTGAAATTAATATTACTCATTTTGCAACCTCATTTTTAGCACCACGAGTTGGattttctgttagcttgaacatgtctgcccattctcctctgacctctctcattaacaaggtgtttttgtcCACAGAACTACCTCTCACTGGTTGTATGTTGTTTATgtaccattctctgtaaactagATACtcgttgtgtgtgaaaatctcAGGAGGGCAGTAGTTTCTGAGGTGCTGGAGCCAGCAGTCACACCATGGTCAAAGTCGGTTAGGTCACACTCAGATCATGCATTCTAATGTTTGGAGGATCAACACCTAAACcacttcaccatgtctgcatgctatATATGCTGAGTTGCAATCACATGGTTCACTGTCTGGAGAAGCGGGCTCTTTGTGATAATGAGCAAGTGTGAAGTACCCACTGagtgtatttaaatatgtatggaCAAGACGTGCTGGATAACGTGCACTAAAATGTTTGTCGAAGTTGTCTATGGTCAGCAATATTAAAAAAGGATGTAATCTTATTGTGATAcattatatgaccaaaagtatctggaaaCCGCTTTATCTAGGGCTGATTTTCATGGTTTGTGCTCGGCCCCTTGGtttcagtgaagggaaatcttaatgctatagcatgcatcacattctagatgattcagTACTTCCTCAAaagttttgggaaggccctttcctgtttctggATGAcgatgcccccaggcacacagcgaggtccatatagaaatggtttttgtcaagaacggtgtggaggaacttgactggcctgcacagagccctgacctcaaccccatccctgaatcaattggaaagccaactgtgagccaggcctgatcagccaatcagtgcctgacctcactaatgctcttctggctaaattaaagtaaattcctgcagcaatgctccaacatatAGTTTAAAGCCTTCCCGGAAGAGTGTAaattgttatagcagcaaagggtggaccaactccatagtAATGCccgtaattttggatgagatattggatgtcaggtgtccacatacttttggccatgtagtatatcactgctcagagaaaaaaatttttcatgatgaaattgtttttttttttttttttggaaaataagtgTCGCAATTATTAGCACCCCTGCATTTAGTATTTTAAGCATCCTCGCTTTGCCAAGATAATGGCAGTGAGTCAACTTGTAATGTTTGATGATGTGGGAAATGACATAgggctatattttaatgatctaagcgcacggtctaaagcgcatggcgcaagtgcatttagggcgggtccaaatccacttttgctagtttaatggtggataatctgagcgcaaaataaggcgcatggttcaaaggggtcgTGCTTAGTCTCTttattaatcataggtgtgttttgggcgtaacattaaataaaccaatcagagtgtcatctcccattccctttacaAGCCAGGTgtgcttgcaccttggcggattgctattataatggcagATTTGGCAGataattctgataaatattatgactcaccattatgacatgtattttttttaaatattgtgcatTGCCAAccgcctatgtaggcgcatattactatcttaataatgcgcccttaacagtaaaaacagtaaaatactacgctattgacttaagaccaggtttttgttggtcaatcgtGCCATCGTTTTctgctgcctcaagatagcaatgcgccaataatgcgcctgaccacacctcattttaagactaAAACGCCCACGGGCGCTCAGATGGGCGcgagtacatttgctatttaaacaacgtgggtgctggacgggaaaatgacaactgcgtcggtctgaaactagcaaagacacttgcgttgcgcttAGCGCCGCTTTCCGCCGGATGTAAGATAGAGCCCATAGTGTCCACAATTGTGTGTGATCTTTGGAAGTTTTTGGCTGTGAAAAACCATGATGTTGAACTGCAGTCATTTGGTTCTCCTTTCTCACCATCTTCCACACTGGATGGGGAAACATGCACTTACATTCTCCTCCTGGCAAGTTTGCAACTTTTCAAGAAACTTTCAGATTTTTGCCCTAACCGTGTTTAGTGATACAGTATAATTAATtcaccatttatttatatagagcATTTTGTGGAAGTTTACAACGCAAATTGCATCCTAGTATATAAGATAGCAAGTACTGTTAAtcgataaataaaatgtatgtaaaaaaaaaatcacaattttggTAAAACTAAATGTATGCTAAATCACCCTTCTGTGTTTAGAAGTGTATAGACTATTTTGTCTATGTGCAAAAAAGTTCCTCCCATCTCATCATCgcacagcaagacaatgaccctaAACATACTGCTTATgcaaccaaagcattcatcaatggggaaaaagtggaaagttttggaatggccaggtcagtcacctgatttaaatccaatcaAGCATACATGTTTACTTattgaagaggagactgaagacagaaaccccTAAAACTAAGATCAGCTGAAAGCAGGTGCAGTAAAGGCCTGGAAAGGCATTTCAAAAGAAGATGATTAGTGATGTCACGTGAATGATGCACACTATCAGTGTATTCATTTGCTACATGTAGCTACATGCATTAACTGCATTAGTTATCTCCATATACCATTGAGTAGcctacaaataaaattaatgtgtgGGGTCATGCTATCAATTAAACTACAGGTTTAATGGTACATTAAAACTGGGCTataatatttgtacatttagGCAAGATTTCATTGAAAAGtcaagcaaatgttttttttaattagatttgTTTGAACtcaatttttggaaaaagtgaCAACCCTACTCTAGACATCCCTTGTAAGAGCTCCAGCTCGTCTTCAATTGCAGTGGTAGGCCATAGGAATTGGCAGTATGCTGGGACAAAGAGTGTATGGCTCTTAAGGGGAATGAAAAGAggacatttgattggctatccAACTGCAACACATCTACCGATAATATATTCCGTCTATTCCAACCCATTTTTCACGTGCCGCGCACTTTGACCTAATATTCTTCAGCCATGCCCAGTGCACCCATGCGCTGCGCCTCTGACTGTGCCAATGTGCTGTGCaacattgattctgaaaaaggAGCCTAATGTCTTAAATAACTTCGCTAACCTGTCAGTTTGGGGTTGATAAACCAAGATTTTTAGCCGCTCACTTTGAAGCATTTTGTACAGAACGTTCATGTACAGATACAGTATGAACAACTTGGTTtgtgagttccataatgtttgggatgaagatatattttctcttgatttggctctgtaccccacaattttagatttgctaTCAAACAAATTGTGAattcccagcttttatttaagggtattttcatacactttatttacataatgttgtgtaaataaaagtagtcatgtttatactttgtcacatatcctttccATGCAATGATGGTCTGGTCTGTAGATCACCAGGTGCTGGGTATCATCTCTCTCTGacgctctgccaggcctgtactgcagtcatctgcagtcacctgtttgttttgggggctagtttcCTTAAGTTTTCTCTCCAGCAAATGAAAAGTTCAATGGGATTCAcattgggtgaatgacttggccagtatGTTAGGGATTGTTGTCCTGATGAAATACCATCCattgagttttgaggcatttctttgaacttgagcagatatgATTGGTCTGTAcccttcagaattcattctgctgctgccagcagttacatcatcaatgaagacaggCTGCCAGCACCTGTGGCAGCCTTACATGTCCAGACCTTAACTCCCCcagcatgtttcacagatgaggtgggagggggggttggggttttCTGTGGATGATCAAGGGGAATTCCTTTTGGCGTTCACATTTTGCTGTTGCCATTACTCTGGCACAAgtaaatcttggtctcatctgtccacaagacctttttccagaattgTGGAGGCTCTTTTACGTACTTCTAAGGAAACTGTTACCTGGctgtcctgtttttgcagctaactagcaGTTTATATCTTGCAgtatagcctctgtagttcttcTGCGGTCAGtaatcactgacacatccacacctgcctcctgaagagtgttcctgtcggacaggtgtttagggatttttctttattatggtgaaaatttatcggtcatcaactgtagacgtcttggcctaccaggccctttgcaattactgagtctaccagtgctctctttcttcttaatgatgttccaaactgttgattttgataAGTCAGGTTttgcctctgtctctgactgttttttcttatttgtcagcaccataatggcttccttgacttttattggcacaactctgTTTCTGGTTcttatgttgacaaacaccaataacagacaactccaaaggaaatcaaaagcctagaatcaagactagatactgaaaactgtcttatacttgcactaaggaagcaactgaactcACTAATCGGAAACACTtaaaagccatttgtcccaaaaagGATTGTACCCTGAGTGGACTATGTATGAaacgtgctgtaatttctacatgctAAAAGCAAATAGTATAAAATACCCTTTGACAAAAGCTGAGAATCAGTATTTTAAACACGTGAAtggtttgattaaaaaatgactATGTACCAAACATTACTGTATAATGGTGTGTTTCCTGTTCCTTTCGGATTTCCTTAGGAATGACTACATGACTGCACAACATAAATGACTCCTGTGCAATTTCCTTAGAAAACATGATTCATAGGGAATAGCCTCTGGGTAGCCAGTTGATAAGGCACATCATTTCCCCATGCATGCAGGACACTTTTATCAGTGATCCTTGTGAATTTTGCCATACCTGAACCTATTCTGGTTGAACAAAGGTAATACTTTTCCCTGAGTTGAACAAAGCCTTAGGATCCAGGCCATTCACCTttacaggaagaggaagcaccTGTTTTCGCCAGCAAGCATGTTAATGATCGAATCTTAGCCAGGGCAATTCCTGATCTGGTGGCTTCCTTTACCACACTCAAAGCCGGTTTTAATTTTCCAGTGGCTCAATCAATTGGCTTTCCTTTGTCTTCGACCCTATCAAGTGTTTTTCAACTGGTATATGTTGAGATACTTCTGGGGCCAGGTCTGGAGACTCATTCCCTGTCAGCTCAGGATACCCTTTTGTAAAACCGTTGTATTTTCTTGTCATTTTAACTTCAGTTTACAACATTTCATTATTAACTGGCAGAGATGTCTTTTATCAGGAGTCTTCAAATGGttttgatccagggaccccAACCCATACgcaaaggcatccaggggagCCCCATAATACGTTAAAAATGGTTGTATTTTAACAAGATTGCTTAAAGATAGCAAACTCTGGGAGTGGGAGGGTTGAAATTCCGATCACAAACCAGGGGGTGAGGGACTAATATAATATGCCTCGACTCatggttttatgtttgtttaaaatgatttaaattctaatttattatctttttgCCTGTGCCAAGCATAGCTGTCTCATGTTTGTGCAGATATCCAGTAGGCGACGGCCTCAGTTACCACCTCAATTCAGTGAGTGTTTCTTCTATCATTTAAGAGAGAAAGTTTTCCATTGTACTCAGCCATGAAATACTTCTCTCTTTGTGGTGTAGTGACAGGACATGTTGTAAAAAATACGAAGAAGTATTTCAGATCTGAAACCGCTGACCCTTAATTGCACTTGCATCATCAGTATCGTCAAATGGTTGTGGGGCTTATAGGATATTAGCCTTTGAATCCAGACAGACAAATCTCACGAGTAGTCAGGACATGTAATGTCACCTTACCATCTGGAACAGCATTGCATATGTATTTCAAGCCACATGTCAAGTAATTAGTCACTCAATTTCCGCAATTATCTCAATTAATAATTCAATTACCACTTTTTCAGGTGCATGGGAAGATTGACAGCACAATGTTAATGTCTGCATTTGACAATGCAGGAAAATGCCTACCAAGAACAGGTGAAAGTCTTTATTTTAAGAAGTTGGAAATGTTGTTTTATAATAAGTTGCATTATAACTCCAAcaacaatgagaaaaaataaaacaaccttTCCCTGCAGCTAAAAACGTGTGTTGTCACGGTACGGGgggtgggacccaggcgcagagtgggaaaaaacacGGAACTCAAAAAAGTTGATACaacaagactttactaaaaaataaaaagcagaacaaacaaagaGCCACGAGGGGCATAAaacgaaaactaaaaaaatacaaaaaacagaactacaccagtacagaaaacaaacg from Anguilla anguilla isolate fAngAng1 chromosome 8, fAngAng1.pri, whole genome shotgun sequence includes these protein-coding regions:
- the LOC118233168 gene encoding protein phosphatase 1 regulatory subunit 36 isoform X1 gives rise to the protein MSKPQMEMSCDLIPSHGVWGWNDEHQSLEFISLDTPAEAKERKKRCKLLSSQDTVSKRPERSAVSAVSGKGQPRARSPTDKSAVGEAQLNAYKSSPKRDQRDCVTIEDIKQATLILLQEKESVPLGFLPILKQRELDDFLASLLLYLSCFFVKTTLEKKTTPHMMEQSLREQQEMAEACMKVDLSLKQLAIHYSTLLLELTLPLLSAGKGKTSAKHKEVFECLYRFLCYAAWVTFERKDLSAIQEEVGRLLYSDTFNPACKLRAKQGVSSQDRAQKAGEVESKDPAGPPVPKSSRNCPRRLDLTKVLTQRTPLMEALLPPTGQAAPHLFSAFSPQKERSLIVCDREVLLDQLTDQLASLSFGILGKPLSLFSGPTLIRRGEENKDEEEEKGENANRSSASADVHSKQGRTNTAVSRATTEGGYSDTE
- the LOC118233168 gene encoding protein phosphatase 1 regulatory subunit 36 isoform X2 → MSKPQMEMSCDLIPSHGVWGWNDEHQSLEFISLDTPAEAKERKKRCKLLSSQDTVSKRPERSAVSAVSGKGQPRARSPTDKSAVGEAQLNAYKSSPKRDQRDCVTIEDIKQATLILLQEKESVPLGFLPILKQRELDDFLASLLLYLSCFFVKTTLEKKTTPHMMEQSLREQQEMAEACMKVDLSLKQLAIHYSTLLLELTLPLLSAGKGKTSAKHKEVFECLYRFLCYAAWVTFERKDLSAIQEEVGRLLYSDTFNPACKLRAKQGVSSQDRAQKAGEVESKDPAGPPVPKSRNCPRRLDLTKVLTQRTPLMEALLPPTGQAAPHLFSAFSPQKERSLIVCDREVLLDQLTDQLASLSFGILGKPLSLFSGPTLIRRGEENKDEEEEKGENANRSSASADVHSKQGRTNTAVSRATTEGGYSDTE